GTAATAAAACTAAATTACAGCGAAGAATCAGTTATTGAAAAGTATATTTCATGGTTGAATTCTTTATTTAACTTTACCATTTAAAGTTTATAATGAAAAATAATAAAAATCCATATCTCTCTCTCCTTATATTGCATGCAATAATTGCAGTGGTAGTTTTTGTAATACCTTTTTTGTCAAAACTTTATGCATTATTAATTCCAATTATTGGATTTTTTATAGTTTATCGAAGTAATAACAAAAACAATGAGGCACTTTTAGTAGCAGCTTATTTAGTTGGAGTAGAAGTTTTTTTACGAATGACAGGAGGCAATTTTAATAACGAATATGTAAAAGTAACTGTCATCTTTTTCATGTTGTTAGGGATGATATATAGTAATCTTTCAATAAGTGGATTTATTTATTTTTTCTTTTTACTATTATTAGTTCCAGGTATTTTTCTTGCAATTGTAGTCGCTAATTTAGATACTGATATTCGTAAAGCGATATTTTTTAATTTATCAGGTCCAATTTGTTTAGCAATTAGTTCTATGTATATGTTTAAAAGGAGAATTTTGTTTTCGGACCTGCAAAACATAATTAAAGCATTGGGGTTTCCTATTATTACAACTACCGTTTATCTGTTTTTGTATAATCCAAGCGTAAAAGATGTTGTAACGGGGACTCAGTCTAATTTTGAGACTTCTGGAGGGTTTGGTCCAAACCAGGTTTCTTCAATTTTAGGTTTGGGGATGTTTATTTTTTTTACACAATTAATATTATTTTCAAAATCACAAAAGAGATTGATTTTAAACTCAGTCTTGTTAATTTTTGTAAGTTATAGAGCAATAGTGACTTTTTCCAGAGGTGGGGTAATAACAGGAATTATAATGATTGGTTGTTTATTATTTTTGTTGTATTATTTCTCAAACGTTAAGGGTAAAACTAAAATAGGTTTAATTTTTATTTTACTTGGTGTAACGGCTACAGTAATTTGGACATATACATCCTTACAAACTAATGGGCTTATTGAAAAACGTTACGCCAACCAAGATGCAAAAGGAAAAGCGAAAAAAGATCGTTTGGGGGGTAGAGAAGCAGTTTTAGACGCAGATTTTAAACTATTTTTTGATAACCCTATTACGGGAATAGGAGTTGGCGTAGGAAAAGAGCTTCGGAAAGAATCATTAGGTCAAGAGGTTGCTTCGCATAATGAAATATCTCGGATGTTGAGTGAGCATGGTTTGCTGGGAATATTTGGACTTTTAATACTTTTTATTACTCCATTTGTAGTTTATATAAACAACAAACAACATCTGTATTTCTTATCATTTTATCTTTTTTGGTTATTAACTATTAATCATGCTGCTATGCGAATTGCTGCCCCTGCTTTTGTATATGCTCTAACACTTCTATCTGTTCAGGTAAAAATTCCTGAGAAATCCGAAAATTCGGGCGATTAAGTTTTTTTTTTTATAATATATTTGCTTCAGTTTAACGCCCCTAAACAAATAGAATATATGCTTTCAAATAAAAAAATGCACTTTGAAATTTCAGAGAGGAAACTTTTGCTTCGTGCTTTTGATACCTTTTTTGTCTTGTCAATTTTATACCTGCTAAGTTTAGTCTTCAATTATCATTATTTTGTTTTAGAAAGCAATAGGTACTTTGGTCCAGTTTTGCTTGCTTGCTATATCAATGCTTTTGGGACTATTTTCGAAATGTATAATTTGCAAGTTGCCAGTAATCAATTTCAAATTCTTCGAAGTGTAGTTTTTACTGCCACTACAGCTGTTTCGGTTTATCTATTTACACCTGTTTTATCTCCGGAACTTCCTAAACAGCGATTAATTGTATTGATTTTTTATTTTTCGATATTGATTGTTTTATTGTTGTGGCGCTACTTTTATGCCATTTTTTTGGCATCACA
This uncultured Flavobacterium sp. DNA region includes the following protein-coding sequences:
- a CDS encoding O-antigen ligase family protein gives rise to the protein MKNNKNPYLSLLILHAIIAVVVFVIPFLSKLYALLIPIIGFFIVYRSNNKNNEALLVAAYLVGVEVFLRMTGGNFNNEYVKVTVIFFMLLGMIYSNLSISGFIYFFFLLLLVPGIFLAIVVANLDTDIRKAIFFNLSGPICLAISSMYMFKRRILFSDLQNIIKALGFPIITTTVYLFLYNPSVKDVVTGTQSNFETSGGFGPNQVSSILGLGMFIFFTQLILFSKSQKRLILNSVLLIFVSYRAIVTFSRGGVITGIIMIGCLLFLLYYFSNVKGKTKIGLIFILLGVTATVIWTYTSLQTNGLIEKRYANQDAKGKAKKDRLGGREAVLDADFKLFFDNPITGIGVGVGKELRKESLGQEVASHNEISRMLSEHGLLGIFGLLILFITPFVVYINNKQHLYFLSFYLFWLLTINHAAMRIAAPAFVYALTLLSVQVKIPEKSENSGD